In Zingiber officinale cultivar Zhangliang chromosome 8B, Zo_v1.1, whole genome shotgun sequence, a single genomic region encodes these proteins:
- the LOC122014252 gene encoding UPF0481 protein At3g47200-like has protein sequence MKRKQKATSFLDITFNKGVLEIPPLEIDDDTNILFRNLIAFEQCQKDASGNGNISAYASFMSCIIDTAADVELLQEKAIIINGFGNKKKVANLFSKLCKEVVIDHENCYISSIFKGVNEHNIHKWNTWCADLNHKYFPNPSLCTSFIVILLFIIAIMQFALLFS, from the coding sequence ATGAAGAGGAAGCAAAAGGCAACATCTTTCTTAGATATCACCTTCAATAAAGGGGTTTTAGAGATACCTCCGCTTGAGATTGATGATGACACCAACATCCTCTTTAGGAACCTCATTGCATTTGAGCAATGCCAAAAGGATGCCAGTGGCAACGGCAACATTTCAGCCTATGCCTCATTCATGTCTTGCATCATTGACACTGCTGCAGATGTTGAACTGCTCCAGGAGAAAGCCATCATCATCAACGGGtttggaaataaaaagaaagtagcCAATCTCTTCAGCAAGCTCTGCAAGGAGGTGGTGATTGACCACGAAAACTGTTATATTTCAAGCATCTTCAAGGGGGTCAATGAGCATAATATCCACAAATGGAACACATGGTGTGCAGACCTAAATCACAAATACTTTCCTAATCCTAGCTTATGTACCTCATTTATAGTTATTTTGCTCTTTATCATTGCAATAATGCAATTTGCCTTATTATTTTCATAG
- the LOC122014206 gene encoding UPF0481 protein At3g47200-like has translation MKNKDSTFVINIDEEWIRKLENSANYEAKRQFTDQDSTIFRVSEILRAAHPEAYEPMLVSLGPYHHHKPHLQARNQLKWLLLNKLLEKSPKKGLRDYLILIKEKETQVRNTYSVQPINMCEETFIEMMLLDCVFVIMILWFWKEDQNGLKAIENPVFMSGQRSWIVLARDMLLLENQLPFFLLETLFDSAFPNKHGRLKQWVVQFFSGFVNDTIQEAPKGTNTIHHILHLFYLCIVSLNRSSIADPQSMVFEHFENDDNHHWPTSRLGWIPSATRLA, from the coding sequence ATGAAGAATAAAGATAGTACTTTTGTGATCAACATAGATGAGGAATGGATCAGGAAATTGGAAAATAGTGCAAACTATGAAGCAAAAAGGCAATTTACGGATCAAGATTCAACAATCTTTAGAGTCTCAGAAATTTTACGAGCTGCCCATCCCGAGGCATACGAGCCAATGCTTGTCTCACTGGGACCTTACCACCATCATAAGCCTCACCTTCAAGCTAGAAATCAGCTCAAGTGGCTTTTGCTCAACAAGTTGTTGGAAAAAAGTCCTAAGAAAGGTCTAAGGGACTATCTCATACTTATCAAGGAAAAAGAAACCCAAGTGCGAAACACTTACTCAGTGCAACCAATCAACATGTGCGAAGAAACTTTCATTGAAATGATGTTGCTAGACTGTGTATTTGTCATTATGATTTTGTGGTTTTGGAAGGAGGACCAAAATGGATTGAAAGCAATAGAAAACCCGGTCTTTATGAGCGGGCAGCGATCATGGATAGTACTGGCACGAGACATGTTGCTTTTGGAGAATCAATTGCCCTTCTTTTTGCTCGAGACTTTGTTCGACTCGGCATTTCCTAATAAGCATGGTAGGCTAAAGCAATGGGTGGTTCAATTCTTCAGTGGCTTTGTAAATGATACGATACAAGAAGCACCTAAGGGCACTAACACAATTCATCACATTCTCcatcttttttatttatgtattgTGTCATTAAACAGAAGTAGCATTGCTGATCCTCAATCGATGGTATTTGAGCATTTTGAAAATGACGACAACCATCATTGGCCGACCTCAAGGCTGGGATGGATCCCGAGTGCGACTCGATTAGCATAG
- the LOC122017008 gene encoding DExH-box ATP-dependent RNA helicase DExH12-like: MSSDTSAAIPILTDGKPLDPTRLQRIIVLKLRGPRRRHVGSTTIWDYDDIKLKMVAKSILDSHCCKHIGQKQFSQVLTEEWVFPGHRSGKNCKLLLYNSTYNEYLKPSMGDIELFRSSKAIVSWWKNSMCWGQSLPAHLVVVMGTQFYNGGENAHTDYPITDLLQMMVMPADLWKIILVYVSSYAILLGKYYKEFLFEAIPVESHLHHFLHDHMNAEVVVGVVENKQYAVDYLTWTFMYRRFTKNPNYYNVQVVSHRHPSDHLSELVENVLSGLEASRCVAIEEDMYLKPLNLGLVASYYYISYTIIERFSSSITSKTKMKGLLDILASATEYAQLAIRPGEEELIRKSINHKRFSFENPRCTDPHVKANAHCKLTSHVTQCQGTLQQTNEKFFPVLKQWS; the protein is encoded by the exons GCCCTAGGAGAAGACATGTTGGCTCGACTACGATATGGGATTATGACGACATCAAATTGAAAATGGTGGCTAAGAGCATACTTG ATTCACACTGCTGCAAACATATTGGACAAAAACAATTTAGTCAAGTACTGACGGAAGAGTGGGTATTTCCAGGTCACAGATCTGGAAAGAATTGCAAGTTATTATTATATAACTCCACATATAATGAGTATTTAAAGCCATCAATGGGTGATATAGAGCTTTTCCGAAGTTCTAAAGCAATTGTTTCTTGGTGGAAGAATTCAATGTGCTGGGGTCAGTCATTGCCAGCCCACTTGGTGGTAGTGATGGGTACTCAATTTTACAATGGAGGAGAGAATGCTCATACTGACTATCCGATCACTGATCTGCTGCAGATGATGGTCATGCCAGCAGACCTATGGAAGATAATTCTGGTATATGTGTCATCTTATGCCATTCTCTTAGGAAAGTATTATAAAGAGTTCCTTTTTGAGGCCATCCCAGTAGAGAGCCATTTGCATCATTTCTTGCATGATCATATGAATGCTGAAGTAGTAGTTGGGGTTGTAGAGAATAAACAATATGCTGTTGATTATCTTACCTGGACCTTCATGTACAGGAGGTTCACTAAGAATCCGAACTACTATAATGTGCAGGTTGTCAGTCATAGGCATCCTTCTGATCACCTTTCTGAACTCGTAGAGAATGTTCTGAGTGGCTTAGAAGCAAGCAGATGTGTTGCAATCGAGGAGGATATGTACCTTAAACCCCTGAATCTTGGTTTAGTTGCTTCATATTATTACATCAGTTACACCATTATTGAACGATTCAGTTCCTCCATAACTTCCAAAACTAAGATGAAAGGTCTCTTGGATATTTTGGCATCAGCTACAGAGTATGCACAGCTTGCCATTCGACCTGGTGAGGAAGAACTGATTAGAAAGTCGATCAACCATAAGAGGTTTTCCTTTGAGAACCCTAGATGCACTGATCCTCATGTTAAAGCAAATGCTCACTGCAAGCTCACTTCTCACGTCACACAGTGCCAGGGAACCTTGCAGCAGACAAACGAGAAGTTCTTCCCAGTCTTGAAGCAATGGAGTTGA